A genomic region of Mustela erminea isolate mMusErm1 chromosome 12, mMusErm1.Pri, whole genome shotgun sequence contains the following coding sequences:
- the LOC116570626 gene encoding olfactory receptor 1N2-like, with protein sequence MDRINQSSVTEFLLLGLSERPEQQPLLFAIFVGMYLVTVMGNLLIILAIVFDPHLHTPMYFFLANLSFADACFSSTTVPKMLVNIQRQSQTIPYGGCLAQMHFFMTFGALDDFLLGVMAYDRYVAICRPLHYSTLMRPLVCMLLLVACWLLTNLAALLHTLLMARLSFCAGNSIHHFFCDVVPLLQLSCSDTSTNQVALFTVGSMILTGPLSLIILSYAHIISTILRVPSASGRQKAFSTCGSHLTVVFLFYGTAIGVYLFPPSSHSGGKDRVAAVFYTVVTPMLNPFIYSLRNSDMKAALRNLFGIHTLSSQGL encoded by the coding sequence ATGGACAGAATCAACCAGTCCAGTGTCACTGAATTCCTCCTCTTGGGTCTTTCTGAGAGGCCAGAGCAGCAGCCTCTCCTATTTGCTATCTTTGTGGGCATGTACCTGGTCACTGTCATGGGGAACCTGCTCATCATCCTGGCCATTGTCTTTGACCCACACCTCCACacgcccatgtacttcttcctggccAACCTCTCTTTTGCTGATGCCTgcttttcttccaccactgtccCCAAGATGCTGGTGAACATCCAGAGACAAAGTCAGACCATCCCATATGGAGGGTGTTTGGCCCAGATGCACTTCTTCATGACATTTGGAGCGTTGGACGACTTCCTCTTGGgggtgatggcctatgaccgctatgtggccatctgcaggCCTCTTCACTACTCCACGCTCATGAGGCCCCTGGTGTGCATGCTCCTTCTGGTGGCATGCTGGCTTCTCACCAACCTTGCTGCTCTCCTGCACACTCTGCTTATGGCTAGGCTTTCTTTCTGTGCAGGCAACAGCATCCATCACTTCTTCTGTGATGTGGTCCCTCTGCTGCAACTGTCTTGCTCAGACACCAGCACCAACCAGGTAGCCCTATTCACCGTGGGCTCCATGATCCTCACTGGTCCTCTCTCTCTGATCATTTTGTCATATGCACACATCATCTCCACCATCCTCAGGGTCCCATCTGCCTCTGGGAGGCAGaaggccttctccacctgtggGTCCCACCTCACTGTTGTCTTCCTGTTTTATGGCACAGCAATTGGTGTCTATCTGTTTCCCCCTTCATCTCACTCTGGGGGTAAAGACAGGGTTGCAGCTGTATTTTACACCGTCGTGACTCCTATGCTGAACCCCTTCATTTATAGCCTCAGGAACAGCGATATGAAGGCTGCACTGAGAAACCTTTTTGGAATTCATACATTGTCTTCTCAGGGACTTTGA